Proteins found in one Miscanthus floridulus cultivar M001 chromosome 4, ASM1932011v1, whole genome shotgun sequence genomic segment:
- the LOC136551632 gene encoding sulfite exporter TauE/SafE family protein 3-like: MARQQWRRHAVATLGVACAAAVVAVAATDGPMRNSTAAATPGAPAPEMGGPAPPGSDGKAYHHVWPPMEFGWRVVVGSLIGFFGAACGSVGGVGGGGIFVPMLALIIGFDPKSSTAISKCMIMGGSVSTVYYNLKLKHPSLDMPLIDYDLALLMQPMLMLGVSIGVIFNVIFPNWLITALLITIFLVTSTKAYLKGVETWKKETIRKREDATRQEQICQELERATTIPIEADAPANNKAKTPTDEATSILKNIYWKEFGLLAFVWVAFLGLQVTKNYVASCSVWYWVLNSLQIPVAVGVTVYEAYGLRTGKRVLSSKGSQQQSTLRIRQLLVYCLFGILAGLIGGLLGMGGGFIMGPLFLELGIPPQVSSATATFTMMFSSSMSVVEYYLLHRFPVPYAAYFTAVAFVAAITGQHCVRKLITWLGRASLIIFILASMIFVSALTLGGVGISNIVHRMERHQYMGFESLCKV; the protein is encoded by the exons ATGGCGAGACAGCAGTGGCGCCGGCACGCCGTTGCCACGCTCGGCGTCGCGTGCGCGGCGGCCGTCGTTGCCGTGGCAGCCACCGACGGCCCGATGAGGAACTCGACAGCCGCCGCCACACCAGGGGCCCCGGCGCCGGAGATGGGCGGCCCAGCGCCCCCGGGGAGCGATGGCAAGGCGTACCACCACGTTTGGCCG cccATGGAATTTGGATGGCGAGTTGTGGTGGGTTCACTGATCGGGTTCTTCGGCGCGGCGTGCGGGAGCGTCGGCGGCGTCGGTGGTGGCGGCATCTTCGTCCCCATGCTGGCTCTCATCATCGGCTTTGATCCCAAGTCATCCACGGCAATATCCAAGT GCATGATCATGGGAGGGTCCGTTTCAACTGTCTACTACAACCTGAAGCTGAAGCACCCGAGTCTGGACATGCCGCTGATCGACTACGACCTTGCACTGCTCATGCAGCCTATGCTCATGCTTGGGGTCAGCATTGGCGTCATCTTCAATGTTATTTTCCCCAACTGGCTCATCACGGCTCTCCTCATAACCATTTTCCTAG TCACATCAACTAAGGCATATCTCAAGGGCGTCGAAACATGGAAGAAAGAGACCATAAGGAAAAGG GAAGATGCAACAAGACAGGAGCAGATAT GTCAGGAACTAGAGCGTGCAACAACAATCCCTATAGAAGCAGATGCTCCTGCTAATAATAAGGCAAAAACCCCGACAGATGAAGCG ACATCAATTCTGAAGAACATTTATTGGAAGGAGTTCGGTCTTCTCGCATTCGTTTGGGTGGCATTCCTTGGCCTCCAGGTCACAAAG AACTACGTGGCTTCTTGCTCCGTTTGGTACTGGGTGTTGAATTCTCTCCAG ATCCCGGTGGCAGTTGGAGTGACAGTGTATGAAGCCTACGGGCTAAGAACAGGGAAAAGGGTGCTGTCATCCAAGGGAAGCCAGCAGCAAAGTACCCTAAGAATTCGGCAGCTCCTGGTGTACTGTCTGTTCGGCATCCTGGCAGGGCTCATCGGTGGCCTGCTAGGCATGGGTGGTGGCTTCATCATGGGCCCACTCTTCCTGGAGCTCGGAATTCCTCCCCAG GTGTCAAGTGCTACGGCCACATTCACAATGATGTTCTCGTCGTCCATGTCGGTCGTGGAGTACTACCTGTTGCACCGGTTCCCGGTGCCTTATG CTGCTTACTTCACGGCCGTGGCATTCGTGGCGGCCATCACGGGGCAGCACTGCGTGAGGAAGCTGATCACTTGGTTGGGGCGGGCGTccctcatcatcttcatcttggcATCCATGATCTTCGTTAGCGCCCTTACTCTCG GCGGGGTAGGCATCTCAAACATAGTTCACAGGATGGAGCGGCATCAGTACATGGGCTTCGAAAGCCTTTGTAAGGTGTAG